The Desulfonatronum thiosulfatophilum DNA segment CACAAACAATCTGCGGACTTGCACATGGCTTTGCACCCAGACACTCAGGGCTCCGTAACTCCGGTTTCCCGGAATCGCGGCGATACGATCCGCGACCTCTTTCTGGACCATGAAAATGCCGCGCTCCAGATCGGATACTCGAGAGACCACGTCCCAGATGATCGGTGAGGCCACATTGTAAGGAAGATTTCCGATGATGTTCCAGGGACCGTGCAGCCGTTCCCATGGAAACTCCAGAGCATCCATCACGAGCAGAGAAAGATCCGGCCACCGCGCTTTCAATTCGGCGGCCAAGTCGGCGTCCTTCTCAAGGGCATGCAGGGTGCATCCGGATTGGTTAAGCCAGCGGGTCAAGGCTCCCTGGCCGGGTCCAATTTCCAAAACTCGAGCGTTGGTTGGCGCATCCAGAGAAGCGACGATTTTTGCAGCTGTGCCTTGATCTTGTAAAAAATTCTGGCCGAGACTGCGTTTCGGGCGATGCGTCGTCCGAATCATGCGTTTGAGCCTTTGGACTTGCATGATCGTAAGAATTTGTCGGATGCATCCGCATTGTGCCTGTCGGCTTTGATGTCGGAGTTCTCGAAGGTTTGCGGAGGGGGCTGATCGTAAGACTCGGGTGAATAAAATCTTGCATATGGTGAGGCGGACATTTTTCGGGCTCGTCTGGCCTGGTGCGCTTTGGTCAGAAACAATGTCAGAAAATAGGCGAACAGGGCGCTGGGTATGGCGATCAAGAAACCGCCCAGCAACATGCTGGCGTAAAAATACCATCCCGTCTGCAGCAATTCGCCAATGGTCCAGTGTTCCGGATTGAGCCGTCCCCGTCCTTCAGGCAGGAAGAAACGGCCAATCCTGAGCATGAGCAGGTAGAAAAAAGGGATGGTCAGCGGATTGGTGATCGAAGTTCCGATGAGGGCGGTAAGCTTGCTGCATCGAAACGCCACGGCCAATATCAGAACGAAAATGGTCTGCAATGGTATGATCGGCAACAACCCGATAAATATCCCCAAGGCCATGCCCAATGCGAGATCATGGGGAGTGGACTTGATGCGCAGAACTTTTTTGTACAGATGGCGCAGGCTGCGTAACAGGTTTTCCCACCACAGCCGTGAAGGTTTCGTTTTCATGTTCAACGTTACGCCAGAATGTCGAAGCGCGCGAACTGCATGGTAAAGCCGGCCCGGCCCTGGGAGGCGGAACGCAGAGCCGTGGAAAAACCGAAGAGCTGGCGCATGGGAGCTATGCCGAGAATAACCTTGGCTCCGGCCCGGTCGAACATGTTGCCGACCCGGCCGCCCCGGGAGTTGAACAGGCCGATGACCTCGCCGACGTGTTCATCCGGAACGGTCATCTCGATGTTCATGATCGGTTCCAGCAACAGGGGGCCGGCTTCGCTCAAAGTCAGTTTCAGGGCTTGGGCTGCGGCCATCTGATAGCCGACAGCGGAGGAATCGCCGTCGCGCCTTTCCAGGTGGGATATTTCCACCAGCACGTCCTGGACCGGATAGCCTTTCACCACGCCGCTGCGCAGACCATCTTCAATGCCTTGGTTCACTGCCTGGATCCAGGCATCCGGCCAGCCTTCGACGGACATGGTCCAGCGGACGACCAAGCCTTCGTCTCGCTTGCGTGGAGCGACATGGACACGAACCGCACCAAAATGCCGAACCTTGCCCAGTTCCCGGTCAAATTCGGCCTGCCCCTGCGCCGGCTTGGTGATGGTTTCCTGGTAAACCACCTGCGGATTGCCGGAGCGTGGAGAGACTCCGTATTCCCGAGCCATTCGTTCCAGAACCACGTCCAGGTGAAGTTCCCCCATGCCGGAGAGAATCAACTGGTCCGTCTCCGGATCCTGATCCAGGAACAGCGTTGGATCCTGGAGCAGAAACAACTGCAAGACTTCAGAAAGCCTTTTGGCGTCGGCCTGGGTTTTCGGCTCCAGAGCCAGTGAAATCACCGGCTGATACTGGGCGATCTGTTCAAGAAGCACCGGGTGATTTTGGTCGGCCAAAGTGTCTCCGGTCCGGGTGGACTTGCATCCGGCCAGTGCGACGATCTGCCCGGCTTGGGCCAGCTCCAGTCGTTGCTTCTTGTCCGCGTGCATCTGGTAGATGTGCGCGACACGTTCGTCAGTGTTCTGTGAAATGTTGCGGATCTGATCTCCCTCACGCAAATTTCCTGAATATATTCGGATATATGCCAGACGTCTTCCGGCTTCCACAGTTATTTTGAAGACCAGTGCCGCGAAGGGGCCGGAAGAAGCATTGGGCAGGAGGATTTCCTTGCGGCTCTCCGGATGCAGGCCTTTTGTCGGAGGCGTATCTTCGGGTGAAGGCAGATAGGTGCAGACCGCATCCAGCAACGGCTGGATCCCGATATTCTTCAAGGCCGAACCGCACAGGACCGGAACCAACGCCCCGCTCAGGGTCAGGCGGCGAATGGTTTCGTTAAGGACCGATAGATCAATGGGCGAGCCTGAGAGATACGCCTCAAGAAGGGCGTCGTCGTGTTCAGCAAGTATTTCCAGGGATTGATCGCGCCAGGGACGAGCTGATTCCTCCTGGGAAGGAGTCAGTGGCACCTCCTGCCATTGGGCACTTTGTTCATTACCGTCAAAGGCAAGGAATCGCATCCGGAGCAGATCGATGACGCCTTTGAAGTCCTGGCCCTGGCCGTCGGGAATCTGCAGGAGCAAAGGAGTGATGCGCAGCTTGGACCGCATATCCTCAAGCACCGATTCGAAGTCCGCACCCAATCGATCCATTTTGTTGATGAAGGCGATTTTGGGAACGCCGAACTTGGCTGATTGACGCCAAACTGTCTCCGATTGCGGTTCTACGCCGCCCACGGCACAAAATACGCCAACCGCGCCATCCAGGACGCGCAGGCTTCGCTCTACTTCAATGGTGAAGTCCACATGCCCAGGGGTGTCGATGACATTCAAGATATGCTGATTCCACTGCGTGGTGGTGCAGGCCGAGGTGATGGTGATTCCTCGTTCCTGTTCCTCGGGAAGATAGTCCATGGTAGCGTTGCCCTCATGAACTTCCCCCATGCGGTGGATGGCTCCGGTGAAGAAAAGAATTCGTTCCGTGACCGTTGTCTTTCCGGCATCGATATGGGCAATGATGCCTATATTGCGAACATGGGCAAGGCCGCCGGTGGATGATTTGGATTTGCTCATGGTTCCGAATATGCTGATTGGAAGTTACAACGACTAAAACGGGGAGAGATCATTCCTGGTTATGAAAACGAAGTCACCACGTGGAAACTATGAATAGGCATTTGAACAGGCCAGAACCATCCCGTGCAGATAAAAAACATCCGCAGGCAGGTTCGGCCAGAACCAACAGCCTTCTTGACCTGGTGTGAAAATCAATCCGGTGGACGGCAAGGCCGTGTCCGAAAGCAGATGGCTTCCGACACCGAGCGTTACACGGGAACCACGGCAAAACTGATCCCATGTGCCGGAATTTGGCTGAATTGAATTTGGCGCTTGGTCCTGGAGCGGTCCCCAGACCTCCAGGGGGGTTGCCGGGTGATTCCTGAGAAGGACATTCCATTCCCACTCGTCTGGAGTTTCATGCCAGATCCGGATTGGCAGCCCGGCCTGAAGTCTCCACACGTCAACGCCGGCAAAAGCCGGTTCAGCGTCCAGGAACAAAGTGTCAACATCATCCAGGGCAAGAATGGTTCCATTCGCATCCAGTTCGGTCATCCGGCGCAGGGTGTCGAGGATCGTCGGGTCATCCATGTGGCAGACGACCTCGGCTCCGCACAGTTCCAGGCTCGTCAGCAAAAGGGCATCCCAACCGGCCTGTTGGCGGAGGACAACCAGAATCTTAGGTATTCCGGCAGTCATGGCTGGCAGCAGAGCTGCCAGGGTTCGTGCCGGACTGGCGTTGATTGCAGATAGTAGTACGACAGCCCAGGGCCTTGGCTGAAGCATGTGCCTTGTTTGGAATCCGGCGGTCCAGTCGGTCCGATGATCTGAGGACCGTAACCGGTTAGGCGGATGAAGTGCGTAGAGTTGGGCGATGTTTTTTTTAATCCATGAACGTTCAAAGTCGCTCAAGGAAGCATAAGCATCGCTGAATGCCTGGTCCGGGATTCGCCAATCGTCAATGAAATCAGGCCAGGCAAGGGGAACAGGTATGGACATTTAAATATTCCGGCTGTGAACGTGGAGGAAAGAGCATTCGGACGTCACGGGCCGGTAAATCAAGACTTGAGGAATCAGAGCCAATCAAGAAGCCTTTTCCATGTCCCTTCTCGTTCTTCCCGATCCTCTCGCGATTGTTGTTTCTGAAAGCGATAGTAGGCAAAGTCGCCCTGTCTGGCGGCATACTCGGCAATTTCATCAATATCTGCAAACTCACGCGAAACCTGCTGGTATCGGTGCCATGCCGGACCATACTGGCCTCTGCGCCAGTAGAAATCGGCAACGAACAACTCGCTCTCGGCTATGCGGGTCCGGGCCTGGGTGATGAATTCGCCCGCTTCATGAGCGTGAACGGAGTCTGGAAACGTTTGCTGGACACGGGTGAAATATTGAACGGCAAGATGCAGATTATCCGTTGGCCGATCGATGGAGCGAAACTGCTTCAGGTAGGACATGCCGACCTGGAACAAGACGTAGGGAATCGATTCATGACCGGGGTGCAGGGATTCAAATTCCAGATAGGTCTGGACAGCGGCATCGTATTGTTCTGACAGGAAGTACGCGTCAGCCAAAGCCAATTCGGCCGCGGAAGTGAAAGGACTGAAGGGATATCTGTCCTTGAGCTTGGTAAAATAGGTGATTGCCTGACGATATTCCTTGGACTCCATGGCTTCGAATCCGGCCTGGGCAAGTTCCTGAGCCGTATCTTCGGGAGGCGTCAAGAAGTAATAGTCAATAATGCCGCAGCCTGAGATCAAAAAGGTCAGGAGCAAGCAAGGCAGCAGAGCGCGAATAGGTGTTGTTTTCACAAAGAGTCCAGAAAAAGGGATGCGGAATTGGCGGCAGTTGCGCCGTCTCCGACAGCGGTGGCAACCTGGCGGCACAATTTGAGCCGGACGTCTCCGGCGGCAAAAATGCCGGGCAGGTTGGTCTGCATTTCCTGATCCGTAATGATGAATCCCTCAGGAGATTGGTCGAGATTCTCAGGAACAAAATCGGTCAGGGCCTTGGAACCGACAAAGACGAAAAGGCCGGAAATAGCGAGCTGGCGTTCAGTTCCGTCTGGGAGATGCTTCACGACCAGCCCATTCAGCTCATTTTCTCCGAGAAGCTCGGTGGCGACGGAATTCATGATGCACTCGATATTCGGAACCTTCTTGACCCGTTCCTGAAAGATTTTGTCCGCCCGAAAAGCATCGCGACGGTGGATAAGATAGACTTTTCCAACAATCTTGGACAGGTACAAGGATTCTTCAAGGGCTGTATTTCCGCCGCCAATGGCCGCCACAGCCTGGCCCTTGAAAAAATTGGCGTCGCACAAAGCGCAGTAGGATACGCCGCGTCCGATAAACTCATCTTCTCTCTGCAACCCCAAGTGCTTCCAGGCCACGCCGGAGCAAATGACGAGGGATTTCCCCTGAATTGTCTCTTCCTCCAGATGCACGGTGTTCAGGCCGGGCATCTGGTGGGTAATGGAGCGCACTTCCTGACGGTAGGCATCATAGGAGAAACCCTTGAGATGGTCAGCCATTAGATCGGCCAGTTCGTATCCTTTGATGCCGCTGGGGTGACCAGGGTAGTTCTCAATCCATTCCGTGGTCAGAACTTGTCCTCCTGTGGCGAGCCGCTCAACCAGGGCGACAGACGCACCCGCACGGAAGAGATAGAGGGCGGCCGTCATTCCTGCCGGACCGCCCCCGATAATAATTGCGTCGTAGGATTTCATGAGCCTACTTGATTTTCTTGGCAATCATGTCCTTGATGCTGCTTTTTGATACGGCACCGGTCAGCTGCTCCAGGACCTCGCCGTTCTTAAACAGGATCAGGGTCGGGATGGCACGGATCCCAAAACGTGATGGAGTCTTGGAGCTTTCATCCACATTCATTTTTCCAACTTTGACTTGACCTGCCAGTTCTTGCGTCAGTTCTTCAATGACCGGGGCGATGGCTCTGCACGGTCCGCACCAGGGCGCCCAGAAATCAACGAGCACCGGAAGGTCGCACTGCAAGACCTCGGCTTCAAAGTTGGTATCATTCAGTTCATGTGCCATGAGTCACTCCTTTTCGCTAGCAGGTTCTTTGGATGTGCCGATTGGGATGGATGGAAGACCATTGGAAGCGGTACATACGCACGAGTGCAAGCCTCCAGACTAGTTGCGCGTGCATGAACTGTCAAGGCGGGCACATTGGACATGGTAGTCCCAGGGAATCGGTTTTCCGCGCGGGACGGCTTCAACGTTCAGGTCATGAGACCATCCTGCCGTGGCCAACAGCCAGCCCATGTAGCCGATCATGGCAGCATTGTCCGTACATAGGGTTGCACTTGGCAGAATCAGCGGCAGGCTACGCTGCTCGGCAGTCTTTCGCAAGATCCCGCGCAGCATGGAATTTGCGGCGACCCCTCCGGCGGCGATCAGGGAGCGGTAAGGATATCCAAGATCCAGTTCCCGTTCAATCTTGATGCGCAAGGCCTC contains these protein-coding regions:
- the rsmA gene encoding 16S rRNA (adenine(1518)-N(6)/adenine(1519)-N(6))-dimethyltransferase RsmA, whose translation is MIRTTHRPKRSLGQNFLQDQGTAAKIVASLDAPTNARVLEIGPGQGALTRWLNQSGCTLHALEKDADLAAELKARWPDLSLLVMDALEFPWERLHGPWNIIGNLPYNVASPIIWDVVSRVSDLERGIFMVQKEVADRIAAIPGNRSYGALSVWVQSHVQVRRLFVVGPHVFYPRPKIDSAVIRFLPLPNEERTTCGPALRKLLNICFQQRRKQLKTILRSFWHEYLTMWLIDQGLKPECRPEELSPKQFQHLAQLLFAVEAVNHSVT
- a CDS encoding DUF2062 domain-containing protein; this translates as MKTKPSRLWWENLLRSLRHLYKKVLRIKSTPHDLALGMALGIFIGLLPIIPLQTIFVLILAVAFRCSKLTALIGTSITNPLTIPFFYLLMLRIGRFFLPEGRGRLNPEHWTIGELLQTGWYFYASMLLGGFLIAIPSALFAYFLTLFLTKAHQARRARKMSASPYARFYSPESYDQPPPQTFENSDIKADRHNADASDKFLRSCKSKGSNA
- the fusA gene encoding elongation factor G, which produces MSKSKSSTGGLAHVRNIGIIAHIDAGKTTVTERILFFTGAIHRMGEVHEGNATMDYLPEEQERGITITSACTTTQWNQHILNVIDTPGHVDFTIEVERSLRVLDGAVGVFCAVGGVEPQSETVWRQSAKFGVPKIAFINKMDRLGADFESVLEDMRSKLRITPLLLQIPDGQGQDFKGVIDLLRMRFLAFDGNEQSAQWQEVPLTPSQEESARPWRDQSLEILAEHDDALLEAYLSGSPIDLSVLNETIRRLTLSGALVPVLCGSALKNIGIQPLLDAVCTYLPSPEDTPPTKGLHPESRKEILLPNASSGPFAALVFKITVEAGRRLAYIRIYSGNLREGDQIRNISQNTDERVAHIYQMHADKKQRLELAQAGQIVALAGCKSTRTGDTLADQNHPVLLEQIAQYQPVISLALEPKTQADAKRLSEVLQLFLLQDPTLFLDQDPETDQLILSGMGELHLDVVLERMAREYGVSPRSGNPQVVYQETITKPAQGQAEFDRELGKVRHFGAVRVHVAPRKRDEGLVVRWTMSVEGWPDAWIQAVNQGIEDGLRSGVVKGYPVQDVLVEISHLERRDGDSSAVGYQMAAAQALKLTLSEAGPLLLEPIMNIEMTVPDEHVGEVIGLFNSRGGRVGNMFDRAGAKVILGIAPMRQLFGFSTALRSASQGRAGFTMQFARFDILA
- the bamD gene encoding outer membrane protein assembly factor BamD, which gives rise to MKTTPIRALLPCLLLTFLISGCGIIDYYFLTPPEDTAQELAQAGFEAMESKEYRQAITYFTKLKDRYPFSPFTSAAELALADAYFLSEQYDAAVQTYLEFESLHPGHESIPYVLFQVGMSYLKQFRSIDRPTDNLHLAVQYFTRVQQTFPDSVHAHEAGEFITQARTRIAESELFVADFYWRRGQYGPAWHRYQQVSREFADIDEIAEYAARQGDFAYYRFQKQQSREDREEREGTWKRLLDWL
- a CDS encoding NAD(P)/FAD-dependent oxidoreductase; amino-acid sequence: MKSYDAIIIGGGPAGMTAALYLFRAGASVALVERLATGGQVLTTEWIENYPGHPSGIKGYELADLMADHLKGFSYDAYRQEVRSITHQMPGLNTVHLEEETIQGKSLVICSGVAWKHLGLQREDEFIGRGVSYCALCDANFFKGQAVAAIGGGNTALEESLYLSKIVGKVYLIHRRDAFRADKIFQERVKKVPNIECIMNSVATELLGENELNGLVVKHLPDGTERQLAISGLFVFVGSKALTDFVPENLDQSPEGFIITDQEMQTNLPGIFAAGDVRLKLCRQVATAVGDGATAANSASLFLDSL
- the trxA gene encoding thioredoxin, yielding MAHELNDTNFEAEVLQCDLPVLVDFWAPWCGPCRAIAPVIEELTQELAGQVKVGKMNVDESSKTPSRFGIRAIPTLILFKNGEVLEQLTGAVSKSSIKDMIAKKIK